A genome region from Bremerella sp. JC817 includes the following:
- a CDS encoding DNA methyltransferase, protein MKRIYDAEGQTLYQGDCLAVLAELKKQGQEFDGLITDPPYSSGGLHASSRKAPTSSKYQQSGTKKILPDFLGDNMDQRSYRAWAMLWLGEAMELLKPGGVVCMFTDWRQLPTMTDILQGAGVMWHGVAPWDKVNARPRIGGINQRCEFIVWGSKGKLERKGPSLPGAFRQNIVPTGRRVHCAEKPVELMTELLKLIAWREDAAVLDPFAGGATTLVAAREMGMRGVGIEKSPEIAQIARDRLQGKRVAEAA, encoded by the coding sequence ATGAAACGCATCTACGATGCTGAGGGGCAAACACTTTACCAGGGCGACTGCCTGGCTGTGTTGGCGGAACTGAAGAAGCAGGGGCAAGAGTTCGACGGGCTGATCACCGATCCACCTTATTCGAGCGGCGGATTGCACGCGTCGAGCCGGAAGGCCCCGACGAGCAGTAAGTACCAGCAAAGCGGAACGAAAAAGATCTTGCCCGACTTCCTGGGCGACAACATGGACCAGCGGTCTTACCGTGCCTGGGCGATGCTCTGGCTGGGCGAGGCCATGGAGCTGCTGAAGCCTGGCGGGGTCGTCTGCATGTTCACGGACTGGCGGCAACTGCCAACCATGACCGACATCCTGCAGGGGGCCGGCGTTATGTGGCATGGGGTGGCCCCATGGGACAAGGTGAACGCGCGGCCGCGAATCGGTGGAATCAATCAGCGGTGCGAGTTCATCGTCTGGGGCAGCAAGGGGAAGCTGGAACGCAAGGGGCCGTCACTCCCCGGGGCGTTTCGCCAGAACATCGTGCCCACTGGTCGACGCGTGCATTGTGCTGAGAAGCCAGTCGAGCTGATGACCGAGCTGCTAAAGCTGATCGCCTGGCGAGAAGATGCCGCGGTGCTGGATCCATTCGCGGGCGGGGCGACCACGCTGGTCGCGGCGCGTGAGATGGGGATGCGTGGCGTGGGCATCGAGAAAAGCCCAGAGATCGCCCAGATTGCACGCGACCGGCTGCAGGGCAAACGAGTCGCGGAAGCGGCGTAG